The following proteins are encoded in a genomic region of Methanomassiliicoccales archaeon:
- a CDS encoding ATP-binding protein encodes MIRIAVLSGKGGTGKTTAVASMAWYSKELVLVDTDVDAANLALTMKGRLLKKSDYRGGLKARIDSELCIECGRCQDSCMFGAISDFHVNDIHCEGCGACKVVCPEGAVELFRQKSGEIFILDTEKGPMVYAELQPGESNSGKLVTEVRHLADNIAESDGLDMVLIDGPPGTGCPAIASIAGVDLILAITEPSQSGEHDLLRLVELAHHFSIPICVAINKWDLHPGMTKRIEESCHAHEVTVVGRIPYDPSVLQAIKAMRPLPSMFPRSPAALEFQRVWQEISKRAVERKGSGILLKLD; translated from the coding sequence ATGATCCGGATAGCGGTCCTGAGCGGGAAGGGAGGCACGGGAAAGACCACCGCGGTGGCTTCCATGGCCTGGTACTCAAAGGAACTGGTGCTGGTCGACACCGACGTCGACGCGGCCAACCTGGCCCTGACCATGAAGGGAAGGCTGCTTAAAAAGAGCGATTACCGTGGGGGGTTGAAGGCGCGCATCGATTCCGAGCTGTGCATCGAATGCGGGCGCTGCCAGGACAGCTGCATGTTCGGGGCCATATCCGATTTCCACGTTAATGATATTCACTGCGAGGGATGCGGGGCCTGCAAGGTGGTCTGCCCGGAAGGGGCGGTGGAGCTCTTCCGCCAGAAGTCCGGGGAGATATTCATACTGGACACTGAGAAGGGGCCCATGGTATACGCCGAGCTTCAACCAGGCGAGTCCAACAGCGGGAAACTGGTCACCGAGGTGCGCCATCTGGCCGATAACATTGCGGAGTCGGATGGTTTGGATATGGTGCTCATCGACGGCCCGCCAGGCACAGGGTGCCCTGCAATCGCCAGCATCGCTGGGGTCGATCTGATCCTGGCCATAACCGAACCGAGCCAGTCCGGGGAGCATGACCTATTGCGGCTCGTAGAACTAGCCCATCACTTCTCCATTCCGATATGCGTGGCTATAAACAAGTGGGACCTCCATCCAGGAATGACCAAGCGCATCGAGGAGAGCTGCCATGCGCACGAGGTCACGGTAGTCGGCAGGATACCCTACGATCCTTCGGTGCTGCAGGCCATCAAGGCCATGCGTCCATTGCCCTCTATGTTCCCCCGCTCCCCCGCGGCTCTGGAGTTCCAGCGCGTGTGGCAGGAGATAAGCAAGCGTGCGGTTGAGCGCAAGGGCAGCGGAATCTTACTAAAACTGGATTGA
- a CDS encoding radical SAM protein — MSDLDLFLAMEEGYPIPKACRVAEVRTRVALPPSRLPGLDYALNPYVGCEHDCLYCYAPYVTKRLRSEWTKVQARTDLPQVLAKEIKGKTGTIGLGTVTDPYQEAERHLLITRRCLMEIIPHGLKVSTLTKSDLILRDLDLFQDLKGEVGLTVTSVSDQLSREFEPGAPLPGKRLEALRQLAEAGVNAYALVGPLLPVLEEKDAAELLDALKGTGIRWIMLDRFRPRPGMYQDIRARQGMEGTADRLERAHRLKDYQGLEAFIRRKCAEKGLRCVDAF; from the coding sequence ATGTCTGACCTGGACCTCTTTCTGGCCATGGAGGAGGGGTACCCGATACCCAAGGCGTGCAGGGTCGCCGAGGTCCGCACCCGCGTGGCCCTCCCGCCCTCGCGCCTGCCCGGACTGGACTATGCTCTCAATCCCTATGTAGGATGCGAGCACGATTGCCTGTACTGTTACGCGCCGTATGTGACGAAGAGATTGCGCTCCGAATGGACCAAGGTGCAGGCTCGCACAGACCTGCCCCAAGTGCTGGCCAAGGAGATCAAGGGAAAGACCGGGACGATTGGGCTGGGGACGGTCACCGATCCCTACCAGGAGGCGGAGAGGCACCTGCTGATAACCAGGCGCTGCCTCATGGAGATCATACCTCATGGGCTCAAGGTCTCCACCCTCACCAAGTCGGACCTGATACTGCGCGACCTTGACCTGTTCCAGGATCTCAAGGGAGAGGTCGGGCTGACCGTCACTTCGGTGAGCGACCAACTGAGCCGGGAGTTCGAGCCCGGCGCCCCCCTGCCAGGCAAGCGCCTGGAAGCGTTGAGGCAACTGGCCGAGGCTGGCGTCAACGCCTACGCCCTGGTGGGCCCGTTGCTACCGGTCCTGGAAGAGAAGGACGCCGCCGAGCTCCTGGACGCCCTGAAGGGAACTGGGATAAGATGGATAATGCTGGATCGCTTCCGCCCGCGGCCGGGAATGTACCAGGACATACGGGCCAGGCAGGGCATGGAGGGCACAGCGGACCGCTTGGAACGGGCGCACCGCCTTAAGGACTACCAGGGGCTGGAGGCCTTCATCCGCCGAAAGTGCGCGGAGAAAGGATTACGCTGCGTGGACGCCTTCTGA
- a CDS encoding NifB/NifX family molybdenum-iron cluster-binding protein, which translates to MKVSVPVMDRLGMSAMVGAHFGKVPAYAIVDTESGDLRFVDNTSEHLGGVGMPPELLAKEGVQVVLCSGLGPKAVDMLASLGMKVHVGAQGTVKDTLEAWKAGKLPRADHDNACQEHSH; encoded by the coding sequence ATGAAAGTATCTGTTCCAGTCATGGACCGTTTGGGCATGTCAGCAATGGTCGGAGCGCATTTCGGAAAGGTGCCGGCCTACGCCATCGTGGACACCGAGAGCGGCGATCTGCGTTTCGTGGACAACACTAGTGAGCATCTTGGCGGGGTCGGCATGCCCCCTGAGCTGCTGGCCAAGGAAGGGGTGCAGGTCGTTCTGTGCTCGGGCCTCGGCCCTAAGGCCGTGGACATGCTGGCCTCCCTGGGGATGAAGGTCCATGTGGGCGCCCAAGGCACGGTCAAGGACACCCTCGAGGCCTGGAAGGCCGGCAAGCTGCCGCGGGCGGACCACGACAACGCCTGCCAGGAACACAGCCATTAA
- the dnaG gene encoding DNA primase DnaG translates to MNIDPSTTKYLVKAKLNADGIVEKPDVVGAIFGQTEGLLGDELDLRDLQKSGRIGRIEVDVHSKQGKSEGQILIPSSLDQVETVILASALETIDRVGPCKAKISVESIEDVRVVKREKIIERARELLTELIKQSKTSGIDLTESVRQSVQVEEITYYGKDHLPAGPNVAESDAIIVVEGRSDVLNLLKSGIKNAIAVEGTNVPKTIMELSKERVITAFVDGDRGGELILRELFQVAEVDFVARAPRAHEVEELTQKQIMKCLRNKIPGDQFMEMFGVEGEGNGKDKEKRLEPRADKVEKLERFEKAEKADRDKEDKDESVSRPEREPLPEKEPRFEQPRQERQERRERSDREPRADRQDRREREAPRAEREPRAEQPRQEREPRADRQEKPFVEEKELEERKPVSRKQLSAAQEKFKGMINELASSSKARIIDATGGVSKEVAVKELVNTLKEEKEPVSAVVFDGIITQRILDLASDLKIGTIVGTKMGNITKQPTGTEVWSKDDLN, encoded by the coding sequence ATGAACATTGACCCAAGCACCACCAAGTACCTGGTTAAGGCCAAGCTGAACGCTGACGGCATAGTCGAGAAGCCGGACGTGGTGGGAGCGATATTCGGACAGACCGAGGGGTTGCTGGGCGACGAGCTCGACCTGAGGGACCTGCAGAAGAGCGGCAGGATCGGCAGGATCGAGGTGGACGTCCACTCCAAGCAGGGCAAGTCCGAAGGACAGATACTGATACCATCTAGCTTAGATCAAGTCGAGACCGTTATCCTGGCCTCGGCACTGGAGACCATCGACAGGGTGGGCCCGTGCAAGGCCAAGATAAGCGTGGAGAGCATCGAGGACGTACGCGTGGTAAAGCGCGAGAAGATCATCGAGAGGGCCAGGGAGCTGCTTACCGAACTGATAAAGCAGTCCAAGACCAGCGGGATCGATCTCACCGAGAGCGTGCGCCAGTCCGTACAGGTAGAGGAAATAACCTACTACGGCAAGGACCATCTGCCGGCCGGCCCCAACGTGGCCGAGTCCGACGCCATCATCGTGGTGGAGGGCCGCTCCGACGTGCTCAACCTGCTGAAGTCGGGCATTAAGAACGCCATAGCCGTGGAGGGAACGAACGTTCCCAAGACCATCATGGAATTGAGCAAGGAGAGGGTCATAACCGCCTTCGTCGACGGCGATAGGGGCGGAGAGCTAATCCTGCGCGAGCTGTTCCAGGTGGCCGAAGTTGACTTCGTGGCCCGCGCCCCACGCGCCCATGAGGTCGAGGAGCTGACGCAGAAGCAGATCATGAAGTGCCTGCGCAACAAGATCCCCGGCGACCAGTTCATGGAGATGTTCGGTGTGGAAGGCGAGGGCAACGGTAAGGACAAGGAGAAGAGGCTGGAGCCGCGCGCGGACAAGGTAGAGAAACTGGAGCGCTTCGAGAAGGCCGAGAAGGCCGATCGCGATAAGGAGGATAAGGACGAATCCGTATCCAGACCGGAACGCGAGCCTCTGCCCGAGAAGGAGCCGAGGTTCGAGCAGCCCCGCCAGGAAAGGCAGGAGCGCCGGGAGCGGTCCGACCGCGAGCCCCGGGCCGATCGCCAGGATCGCCGCGAACGCGAGGCGCCTCGGGCCGAAAGGGAGCCGAGGGCCGAACAACCCCGCCAGGAAAGGGAACCCAGGGCCGATCGCCAGGAAAAGCCCTTCGTAGAAGAGAAGGAGTTGGAAGAGCGGAAGCCCGTCTCCCGCAAGCAGCTTTCTGCGGCGCAGGAGAAGTTCAAGGGAATGATCAATGAGCTGGCATCTTCCTCCAAGGCTCGCATAATCGACGCCACCGGCGGCGTGTCCAAGGAAGTGGCAGTTAAGGAGCTGGTCAACACCCTGAAGGAGGAAAAGGAACCGGTGTCCGCGGTCGTCTTCGACGGCATCATAACCCAGAGGATACTGGACCTGGCCTCTGACCTGAAGATCGGGACCATCGTCGGCACCAAGATGGGCAACATAACCAAGCAGCCGACCGGGACCGAGGTCTGGTCCAAGGACGACCTGAACTGA
- a CDS encoding NifB/NifX family molybdenum-iron cluster-binding protein, with translation MKVAVTSSGPEPDSLMDDRLGRCPYFMILDTVNGQMESIKNTAADASSGAGTKAMQILVDQGVSVIITGRVGPHATAMLDETDLEAVTGMSGKVRDVLDDFKKKRGL, from the coding sequence ATGAAGGTCGCTGTCACTTCCAGCGGGCCAGAGCCGGACTCCCTGATGGACGACCGATTGGGACGCTGCCCTTACTTCATGATATTGGACACGGTCAACGGGCAGATGGAATCGATCAAGAACACGGCCGCGGACGCCTCCAGCGGAGCGGGCACCAAGGCCATGCAGATCCTGGTGGACCAGGGGGTCAGTGTCATCATCACCGGCCGGGTAGGGCCGCATGCCACGGCCATGCTCGACGAGACCGACCTAGAGGCCGTCACCGGCATGTCCGGCAAGGTCCGGGATGTCCTCGATGATTTCAAAAAGAAGAGGGGTCTCTAA
- a CDS encoding DNA-binding protein, whose product MKLSEGKVGRVLVLRLEEGEILHECVERAAAEKGVLRATVIAIGGADKGSRLIVGPKDGRAEKIEPMQAQLAGESEIAAVGTIFPDEDGHPSLHMHGSCGRKGRSITGCVRAGVKTWLVQEVIIIELLGLGSRRVTDPRTGFKLLEP is encoded by the coding sequence ATGAAGCTCTCCGAAGGCAAGGTAGGCAGGGTTCTGGTCCTGCGCTTGGAGGAGGGCGAGATACTCCACGAGTGCGTGGAAAGGGCGGCCGCGGAGAAGGGCGTGCTACGAGCCACCGTTATCGCCATCGGAGGGGCCGACAAGGGCAGTAGGCTGATTGTTGGGCCGAAGGACGGTCGAGCCGAGAAGATTGAACCTATGCAGGCGCAACTGGCCGGGGAATCGGAGATCGCCGCGGTGGGAACGATATTCCCGGATGAGGACGGCCATCCATCGCTGCACATGCACGGCTCTTGCGGACGCAAGGGTCGAAGCATCACCGGCTGCGTCCGCGCCGGGGTCAAGACATGGTTGGTTCAGGAAGTAATTATCATCGAGCTGCTGGGCCTGGGTTCCAGGCGCGTTACCGATCCGCGAACCGGGTTCAAGCTGCTGGAACCATGA
- a CDS encoding DUF134 domain-containing protein — protein MKPRFIQGSSDFVSFAPRGGTGRDPIQLELDEMEAVRLVDYLGLSQEEAATSMGVSRGTVWRCVDSGRRKLVAMVVEGRPLTVGRDSEDATGKDD, from the coding sequence ATGAAACCTCGTTTCATCCAGGGCAGCTCCGATTTCGTAAGTTTCGCCCCCCGGGGAGGGACAGGGCGCGATCCGATACAACTTGAGCTGGACGAAATGGAAGCCGTACGGCTCGTCGACTACCTCGGTCTTAGCCAGGAAGAGGCCGCGACCAGCATGGGAGTGTCTCGCGGAACGGTGTGGAGGTGCGTGGACAGTGGACGGCGGAAGCTAGTGGCCATGGTGGTGGAGGGGCGACCTCTCACTGTTGGACGAGACTCGGAAGATGCAACAGGGAAAGACGATTAG
- a CDS encoding hemerythrin domain-containing protein encodes MRISVTILQYEHGIVRQVLDVMGEVVRTHRVAKHLPEFREAISFLEQFLDLFHHAKEEKFLFPAAAEECPKMTETLERLKKEHAQASKMIHKALKALDEGNVPTLESQARELVDHMTVHISEEENQVFPVIENCLQLETDALVHAQYEKFMNKGFGKNYYLVSEEFANDIQERLLGPGFFKGIY; translated from the coding sequence ATGAGGATCTCCGTCACCATACTGCAATACGAACACGGGATCGTCAGACAGGTGCTGGACGTGATGGGCGAGGTAGTGCGCACCCACCGGGTCGCCAAGCATCTGCCTGAGTTCAGGGAGGCCATTTCCTTCCTGGAGCAGTTCCTGGACCTCTTTCACCACGCCAAGGAGGAGAAGTTCCTCTTTCCGGCCGCGGCCGAGGAATGTCCCAAGATGACCGAGACCCTGGAGCGCCTGAAGAAGGAGCACGCCCAGGCCAGTAAGATGATCCACAAGGCCTTGAAGGCCCTCGACGAGGGCAACGTACCGACCTTGGAGTCGCAGGCTCGGGAGCTGGTCGACCACATGACCGTGCACATCAGTGAGGAGGAGAACCAGGTCTTCCCGGTCATCGAGAACTGCCTACAGCTGGAGACCGATGCCCTGGTGCACGCTCAGTACGAGAAGTTCATGAACAAGGGGTTCGGCAAGAACTATTATCTCGTGTCTGAGGAGTTCGCCAACGACATACAGGAAAGATTGCTCGGCCCCGGTTTCTTCAAAGGCATCTACTGA
- a CDS encoding carboxymuconolactone decarboxylase family protein translates to MNDEAEQEERLRRVLARVKEEYGFIPLVSEVMSERPDIYLPYSEISSNLFFKPKHIDRRTAELAAISAGASLGSENCLGVHIPQAMKLGVNEEAILEAMLIGAFMSMNRSNSIAFRCLKNAKEGKE, encoded by the coding sequence ATGAACGACGAGGCTGAACAGGAGGAGCGGTTGCGCCGGGTGCTGGCCAGGGTGAAGGAGGAGTACGGTTTCATTCCCCTGGTGTCCGAGGTGATGTCGGAGCGTCCGGACATCTACCTGCCCTATTCCGAGATATCCAGCAACCTGTTCTTCAAACCCAAGCACATAGACCGGCGCACGGCGGAACTGGCGGCCATCTCCGCCGGGGCCTCCCTCGGCAGCGAGAACTGCCTGGGCGTACACATACCGCAAGCCATGAAATTGGGGGTGAACGAGGAGGCTATATTGGAAGCGATGCTCATCGGGGCTTTCATGAGCATGAACCGCAGCAACTCCATCGCCTTCCGCTGCCTCAAGAACGCCAAGGAAGGGAAGGAATGA
- a CDS encoding DUF5320 domain-containing protein: MPYKDGTGPMGAGPIGRGMGPCYADGRTSGMGFGIGRSRRGGFGGRCYPAGTLKVDQRQTLEMEMEMLENRLKVLKDQLSRSETYSP, from the coding sequence ATGCCGTACAAAGATGGAACTGGCCCGATGGGCGCCGGTCCGATCGGCCGGGGTATGGGTCCCTGCTACGCGGACGGTAGGACCTCCGGGATGGGCTTTGGAATTGGTCGCAGCCGCAGGGGCGGCTTTGGGGGTCGATGCTATCCAGCGGGAACATTGAAGGTCGACCAGCGCCAGACGCTCGAAATGGAAATGGAGATGCTGGAGAACCGCCTGAAGGTTCTCAAGGACCAGCTGTCAAGATCGGAGACCTACTCCCCATGA
- the larE gene encoding ATP-dependent sacrificial sulfur transferase LarE — protein sequence MAMGEARQKYDTLVESIKKMEKVAIAFSGGTDSTLLLKAALDSKAEVTTFMAIGEIFFPIEQRKALEIAESLGVEVVLLKIDPVNDELFKRNWDDRCYVCKDTIFQKIKKESQKLGIIHILEGSQMDDLKEVRPGRAAILEMNIRSPLVEAKLNKEEVRSLLKELGLPNWNAPSTTCLATRVPHDVRITSEQLRRINKAEDLLSSYHFKDLRVRDHEYWARIEVAPEELTRLFEAHNDIASKLKPLGYRRIAIDLDGYGH from the coding sequence ATGGCAATGGGCGAGGCGAGGCAGAAATACGACACGCTGGTCGAATCCATCAAGAAAATGGAGAAGGTAGCGATAGCGTTCTCGGGAGGAACGGACAGCACCCTTCTGCTGAAGGCCGCCCTTGATTCCAAGGCGGAGGTCACGACCTTCATGGCCATTGGCGAGATATTCTTCCCTATCGAACAGAGGAAGGCCTTGGAGATAGCCGAAAGCTTGGGGGTGGAGGTGGTCCTCCTCAAGATCGATCCGGTGAACGATGAGCTCTTCAAGCGCAATTGGGACGACCGCTGCTATGTCTGCAAGGACACCATCTTCCAAAAGATCAAGAAGGAGAGCCAAAAACTGGGAATAATCCATATATTGGAGGGTAGCCAGATGGACGACTTGAAGGAGGTGCGTCCGGGGAGAGCGGCGATCTTGGAGATGAACATTCGCTCACCCCTCGTCGAGGCCAAGCTGAACAAGGAAGAGGTGCGCTCTTTGCTCAAGGAGCTAGGCCTGCCCAACTGGAACGCCCCGAGCACCACCTGCCTGGCGACACGGGTCCCGCACGACGTGCGCATCACCTCGGAACAGCTGCGCCGTATCAACAAGGCCGAGGACCTCCTATCCTCGTACCATTTCAAGGACCTCAGGGTCAGGGACCATGAGTATTGGGCGCGGATCGAGGTGGCCCCGGAGGAGCTGACCCGTTTGTTCGAGGCCCATAACGACATTGCTTCTAAGCTGAAGCCTTTGGGCTACCGGCGCATTGCTATCGACCTGGACGGCTACGGGCACTGA
- a CDS encoding GNAT family N-acetyltransferase, which produces MPRDVLAAQALMANTWSHLLKMQTGMDIAYPVRPAVWYSARMAHEPGGCLCIEEDGRIVATGFCLSCGTVGWIGPMEVHPSYQGRGYGSELLLSLETYLASKGCKVVGLETMKDIARNVSFYAQGGYAEKNDMLYIEKDWLEGQDAGRPEEGQTDAKEVRRLAGTIFPGFDPSKEFLISEETKAGKTLSSEGAVALLLTDPISGSGKAYLRTLLSESYQRLNESLDLVQRAEREALWSGARSIFTIISTDSELLPYLLRGGYRPKGVDVRMMKGSFNTSHNCSIISWSG; this is translated from the coding sequence ATGCCCAGGGACGTCCTGGCGGCGCAGGCCTTGATGGCCAACACCTGGTCCCATCTGTTGAAGATGCAGACGGGCATGGATATCGCCTATCCCGTGCGTCCGGCCGTCTGGTACTCGGCGCGCATGGCGCACGAGCCCGGAGGATGCCTGTGCATAGAGGAGGACGGACGAATCGTGGCCACCGGGTTCTGCCTCAGCTGCGGCACGGTCGGTTGGATCGGTCCCATGGAGGTACATCCCTCCTACCAGGGACGGGGGTACGGCAGCGAGCTGCTGCTGTCTCTCGAGACCTACCTGGCAAGCAAGGGATGCAAGGTCGTGGGCCTGGAGACCATGAAGGATATCGCGAGGAACGTCTCCTTCTACGCCCAGGGCGGGTACGCCGAGAAGAACGACATGCTCTACATAGAGAAGGACTGGCTCGAAGGTCAGGACGCCGGAAGGCCGGAAGAAGGGCAGACCGATGCCAAGGAGGTCCGGCGGCTCGCCGGCACCATATTCCCAGGGTTCGATCCCTCCAAGGAGTTCCTGATCAGCGAAGAGACCAAAGCGGGCAAGACGCTCAGTTCCGAGGGCGCGGTCGCCCTGCTACTCACCGACCCTATATCCGGCTCGGGCAAGGCCTACCTGCGTACCCTGCTGTCCGAAAGCTATCAGCGTTTGAACGAGTCCCTGGACCTGGTGCAGAGGGCGGAAAGGGAGGCGCTGTGGTCCGGGGCCCGGTCGATATTTACCATAATATCCACGGATAGCGAGCTTCTGCCCTATCTCCTCCGCGGCGGGTACCGCCCCAAAGGTGTCGACGTACGCATGATGAAGGGCAGTTTCAACACCTCTCACAACTGCTCCATCATTTCCTGGTCAGGTTAA
- a CDS encoding ATP-binding protein, protein MIIAVASGKGGTGKTSVACALALALDRPLTFLDCDVEGANAHLFLRPEYRFREEVLVPYPVVDIGKCNVCGKCVESCQFGAMVRLGKKVKLMPNLCHGCGVCRLVCPQDAITMSGRPVGTVHLGTAKLMRFCSGELLTGEALAVPIIRRIKQEKDDLVIIDCPPGTSCPAVESIEGADFALLVTEPTPFGEHDLRAMITVCRRLGVPCGVLINRSFEDDGLIERLCKETGVPILMRIPFERRVAECYANGGTLLDALPDIKGRLIDLFLDIKGRRR, encoded by the coding sequence ATGATCATAGCGGTGGCCAGCGGTAAGGGGGGCACGGGAAAGACGTCCGTGGCCTGCGCCTTGGCACTGGCCTTGGACCGCCCGCTGACGTTCCTGGACTGCGACGTGGAGGGGGCGAACGCCCATCTGTTCCTGCGGCCGGAATACCGCTTCCGAGAGGAGGTCCTGGTGCCCTATCCGGTGGTGGACATTGGTAAATGTAATGTCTGCGGAAAATGTGTTGAGAGCTGCCAGTTCGGGGCCATGGTGCGTCTGGGCAAGAAGGTCAAGCTGATGCCCAACCTCTGCCACGGCTGCGGGGTCTGCCGCCTGGTCTGCCCGCAGGATGCTATCACTATGTCCGGAAGACCGGTGGGGACGGTTCATCTGGGTACGGCCAAGCTCATGCGTTTCTGTTCGGGCGAGCTTTTGACCGGGGAAGCGTTGGCGGTCCCTATCATCCGCCGGATCAAACAGGAGAAGGACGACCTGGTCATCATCGATTGCCCACCTGGCACCAGCTGCCCGGCGGTGGAATCCATTGAAGGGGCGGACTTCGCTCTGCTCGTAACGGAACCGACCCCCTTTGGCGAGCACGACCTGCGGGCCATGATCACCGTCTGCCGACGACTGGGGGTACCCTGCGGGGTGCTCATCAACCGCTCATTCGAAGACGATGGCCTGATAGAACGATTATGCAAGGAAACCGGAGTGCCGATACTCATGAGGATTCCGTTCGAGCGCCGAGTGGCCGAGTGCTACGCCAACGGTGGCACGTTGCTCGATGCCTTGCCTGACATAAAAGGAAGGTTGATAGACCTTTTCCTGGACATCAAGGGGCGGCGCCGATGA
- the larB gene encoding nickel pincer cofactor biosynthesis protein LarB has product MNVRDVLEEYRQGKIDLRRAEQLLRMDFLERVGEHTLFDHAREARRGIPEVIWGENKSPQMVAEIVQVALQDRDAVLVSRASPEHLKALQAAVGPQHLHYIEGSRMIVVDRKPDREKIGKIGILTAGSSDIAVAEEAKAMAEVMGCEVLTEYDVGVAALHRFLEPLSKMLDQGVDALVVVAGMEGALPTVVSGLVDVPIIGVPTSVGYGYGGKGEAALMGMLQTCSPGLVVVNIDNGIAAGATAALISLRCQRQR; this is encoded by the coding sequence ATGAACGTCCGGGACGTCTTGGAAGAATATCGCCAGGGAAAGATCGACCTGCGCAGGGCGGAGCAGCTGCTGCGCATGGACTTCCTGGAGAGGGTGGGAGAGCACACTCTCTTCGATCACGCCCGCGAGGCCCGCCGGGGCATCCCCGAAGTGATCTGGGGAGAGAACAAATCCCCACAGATGGTGGCCGAGATAGTGCAGGTCGCCCTGCAGGACCGCGACGCCGTCCTGGTCTCCCGAGCCTCTCCTGAGCACCTAAAAGCCTTACAGGCGGCGGTCGGTCCGCAGCACCTTCACTACATCGAAGGCTCCCGGATGATCGTGGTGGACCGCAAGCCCGACCGCGAGAAGATAGGCAAGATAGGGATACTGACCGCCGGCAGCTCGGACATCGCCGTGGCCGAGGAGGCCAAGGCCATGGCCGAGGTCATGGGCTGCGAGGTGCTGACAGAATACGACGTTGGCGTGGCCGCCCTGCACCGATTCCTCGAGCCGTTGTCCAAGATGCTGGACCAGGGCGTGGACGCTCTGGTCGTAGTCGCCGGGATGGAAGGGGCGCTGCCCACCGTCGTCTCCGGCCTGGTCGACGTTCCAATAATCGGCGTGCCCACGTCCGTAGGTTACGGTTACGGAGGGAAGGGGGAGGCGGCCCTCATGGGCATGCTGCAGACCTGTTCTCCCGGACTGGTGGTGGTCAACATCGACAACGGGATCGCCGCCGGGGCCACGGCCGCCCTCATCAGCCTGCGTTGCCAGCGTCAGAGGTGA